From Micromonospora echinospora, one genomic window encodes:
- the fabI gene encoding enoyl-ACP reductase FabI — translation MSGLLAGKRLLVTGVITDASIAFSVAKLAQENGAQVVLTGYGRLSLVERIAKRLPQPAPVIELDVTNAEQLAGLPDKVREHVDGLDGVVHSIGFAPQSCLGGGFLDAPWEDVATALHVSTYSYKSLAMAALPLMSPGGAVVGLTFDATKAWPVYDWMGVAKAGLESASRYLAAHLGPKGIRSNLVAAGPLRTIAAKSIPGFEQFETAWTERAPLGWNLTDQEPAARACLALLSDWFPATTGEIVHVDGGYHALGA, via the coding sequence ATGTCCGGACTGCTGGCCGGTAAGCGGCTGCTGGTCACCGGCGTCATCACCGACGCCTCGATCGCCTTCTCGGTGGCGAAGCTGGCCCAGGAGAACGGCGCCCAGGTCGTGCTCACCGGGTACGGGCGGCTCTCGCTGGTCGAGCGGATCGCCAAGCGGCTGCCCCAGCCGGCTCCGGTGATCGAACTCGACGTCACCAACGCCGAGCAGCTCGCCGGGCTCCCGGACAAGGTCCGCGAGCACGTCGACGGCCTGGACGGCGTGGTGCACTCGATCGGCTTCGCCCCGCAGAGCTGCCTCGGCGGAGGCTTCCTCGACGCTCCCTGGGAGGACGTGGCGACCGCCCTGCACGTCTCGACGTACTCCTACAAGTCGCTGGCCATGGCGGCGCTGCCGCTGATGTCCCCGGGCGGCGCGGTGGTCGGCCTCACCTTCGACGCGACCAAGGCGTGGCCGGTCTACGACTGGATGGGCGTGGCCAAGGCCGGCCTGGAGTCCGCCTCCCGCTACCTGGCGGCGCACCTCGGCCCGAAGGGCATCCGGAGCAACCTGGTCGCCGCCGGCCCGCTGCGCACCATCGCGGCGAAGTCCATCCCCGGGTTCGAGCAGTTCGAGACGGCCTGGACCGAGCGGGCCCCGCTGGGCTGGAACCTGACCGACCAGGAGCCGGCCGCCCGGGCCTGCCTGGCGCTGCTCTCCGACTGGTTCCCGGCCACCACCGGCGAGATCGTCCACGTCGACGGCGGGTACCACGCCCTCGGCGCCTGA
- the fabG gene encoding beta-ketoacyl-ACP reductase produces MARTVLVTGGNRGIGLAIAQAFAKQGDRVAVTHRSGDAPEGLFGVRCDVTDSASVDEAFTAVEAELGGVEVLVANAGITDDTLLMRMSEEQFTRVLDTNLTGAFRCAQRASRKMLRARWGRMIFVSSVVGLYGGMGQVNYAASKAGMVGVARSITRELGSRNITANVVAPGFVDTDMTAALPQERRDQYLGAIPAGRFATAEEVAGVVTWLAGDTAAYISGAVIPVDGGLGMGH; encoded by the coding sequence GTGGCCCGTACCGTGCTGGTGACCGGGGGCAACCGGGGGATCGGCCTGGCCATCGCGCAGGCCTTCGCCAAGCAGGGCGACCGGGTCGCGGTCACCCACCGCTCCGGCGACGCCCCCGAGGGGCTGTTCGGGGTCCGCTGCGACGTCACCGACTCGGCCTCGGTCGACGAGGCCTTCACCGCCGTGGAGGCGGAACTGGGCGGCGTCGAGGTGCTGGTGGCCAACGCCGGCATCACCGACGACACGCTGCTCATGCGGATGTCCGAGGAGCAGTTCACCCGGGTGCTGGACACCAACCTGACCGGGGCCTTCCGGTGCGCCCAGCGCGCCTCCCGCAAGATGCTCCGCGCCCGCTGGGGCCGGATGATCTTCGTCTCCTCGGTGGTCGGCCTCTACGGCGGCATGGGCCAGGTCAACTACGCCGCCAGCAAGGCCGGCATGGTCGGGGTGGCCCGGTCGATCACCCGTGAGCTGGGTTCCCGCAACATCACCGCCAACGTCGTCGCCCCCGGCTTCGTCGACACCGACATGACCGCGGCGCTGCCGCAGGAGCGCCGCGACCAGTACCTGGGCGCCATCCCGGCCGGCCGCTTCGCCACCGCCGAGGAGGTGGCCGGGGTCGTCACCTGGCTGGCCGGCGACACCGCGGCCTACATCTCCGGCGCGGTCATCCCGGTCGACGGCGGCCTCGGCATGGGCCACTGA
- a CDS encoding HAD-IIA family hydrolase, whose product MIERKPVASWLTDMDGVLVHEGQPVPGAPEFVNRLRASGKPFLVLTNNSIYTPRDLVARLNRMGFEVPEHAIWTAALATAQFLADQRPGGTAYVIGEAGLTTALHAVGYVLTDFEPDYVVLGETRTYSFEAITKAVRLINGGARFICTNPDVTGPSVEGALPAAGSVAAMISKATGVEPYFVGKPNPMMMRSALNTIEAHSESTAMIGDRMDTDILCGLEAGLETILVLTGISTRAEAERYPYRPSRIVNSVLDLIDEI is encoded by the coding sequence ATGATCGAGCGGAAGCCGGTGGCCAGTTGGCTCACCGACATGGACGGCGTGCTGGTGCACGAGGGCCAGCCGGTGCCGGGCGCCCCGGAGTTCGTCAACCGGCTGCGCGCCTCCGGCAAGCCGTTCCTGGTGCTGACCAACAACTCCATCTACACGCCCCGCGACCTGGTCGCCCGCCTCAACCGGATGGGCTTCGAGGTGCCGGAGCACGCGATCTGGACGGCCGCGCTGGCCACCGCGCAGTTCCTGGCCGACCAGCGCCCCGGCGGCACCGCCTACGTGATCGGCGAGGCGGGACTGACCACCGCGCTGCACGCGGTCGGGTACGTCCTCACCGACTTCGAGCCGGACTACGTGGTGCTGGGGGAGACCCGCACCTACAGCTTCGAGGCGATCACCAAGGCGGTCCGGCTGATCAACGGCGGCGCCCGGTTCATCTGCACCAACCCGGACGTCACCGGTCCGTCCGTGGAGGGGGCGTTGCCGGCGGCCGGCTCGGTCGCCGCGATGATCTCCAAGGCGACCGGGGTGGAGCCGTACTTCGTCGGCAAGCCGAACCCGATGATGATGCGCTCGGCGCTGAACACCATCGAGGCGCACTCGGAGAGCACCGCGATGATCGGCGACCGGATGGACACCGACATCCTCTGCGGCCTCGAGGCGGGGCTGGAGACCATCCTCGTGCTCACCGGCATCAGCACCCGGGCCGAGGCGGAGCG
- a CDS encoding ferrochelatase: MAYDAVVLVSFGGPERPEDVVPFLQNVTRGRGIPPERLAEVAEHYQHFGGVSPINQQCRDLLAAIRADFAANGLDLPVYWGNRNWHPMLADTVAQMRDDGVRRALAFVTSAYGGYSSCRQYQEDIAAARAAVGPDAPVVDKLRQFWDHPGFVEPHVDAVRAALHRLDPAKRATTRVVFTAHSVPTSMAATAGPHGGRYEAQLHETARLVAATAAPDLPYDLVWQSRSGPPQVPWLEPDVNDHLGKLAGEGVTSVVVSPIGFVSDHLEVVWDLDTEALATARQLGLDFVRAGTPGTDPRFVTMVRELVTERLDPDATARRRLGEVPCWDTCPTACCVPARRP; the protein is encoded by the coding sequence ATGGCGTACGACGCGGTGGTGCTGGTCTCCTTCGGCGGCCCGGAGCGGCCCGAGGACGTGGTGCCGTTCCTCCAGAACGTGACCCGGGGCCGGGGGATCCCCCCGGAGCGACTCGCCGAGGTCGCCGAGCACTACCAGCACTTCGGCGGGGTCTCCCCGATCAACCAGCAGTGCCGTGACCTGCTCGCCGCGATCCGGGCCGACTTCGCCGCCAACGGGCTCGACCTGCCGGTGTACTGGGGCAACCGCAACTGGCACCCGATGCTCGCCGACACCGTCGCCCAGATGCGCGACGACGGGGTACGCCGCGCGCTGGCCTTCGTGACCAGCGCGTACGGCGGTTACTCCTCCTGCCGGCAGTACCAGGAGGACATCGCCGCGGCCCGGGCGGCGGTCGGCCCGGACGCGCCCGTGGTCGACAAGCTCCGCCAGTTCTGGGACCACCCCGGTTTCGTCGAGCCGCACGTCGACGCGGTCCGGGCGGCGCTTCACCGGCTCGACCCGGCGAAGCGGGCCACCACTCGGGTGGTCTTCACCGCGCACTCGGTGCCCACCTCGATGGCGGCCACCGCCGGTCCGCACGGCGGCCGGTACGAGGCCCAGCTGCACGAGACGGCCCGGCTGGTCGCCGCCACGGCCGCCCCCGACCTGCCGTACGACCTGGTGTGGCAGAGCCGCTCCGGGCCGCCGCAGGTGCCGTGGCTGGAGCCGGACGTCAACGACCACCTCGGCAAGCTCGCCGGCGAGGGCGTGACCAGCGTGGTGGTCAGCCCGATCGGCTTCGTCTCCGACCACCTGGAGGTGGTCTGGGACCTGGACACCGAGGCCCTGGCCACGGCCCGGCAGCTCGGCCTGGACTTCGTCCGCGCCGGCACCCCCGGCACCGACCCCCGGTTCGTGACGATGGTCCGGGAACTGGTCACCGAGCGGCTCGACCCGGACGCCACCGCGCGGCGTCGGCTCGGGGAGGTGCCCTGCTGGGACACCTGCCCCACGGCGTGCTGCGTCCCCGCCCGCCGTCCCTGA
- a CDS encoding VWA domain-containing protein, which translates to MIRMLQPWWLLTLLPVLAVAALYVWRQRHRRAYAMRFTNVDLLRTLAPKGLGWRRHVAAVALLLCLLTLATATARPAIDTREPLERATIMLAVDVSLSMQADDVAPNRLQAAQEAAKQFVGELPETYNLGLVSFAKSANVLVPPTKDRSAVNAAIDGLVLAEATATGEAVFTCLEAIRSVPADGAAGIPPARIVLLSDGFRTAGRSVEEAAAAAQAANVPVSTIAFGTDSGQVDIGGQAQRVPVDRLALADLAETTEGHFYEAASVTELKQVYQDMGSSIGFRTEPREITQWYAGVALLFALAAAGASLLWTSRIL; encoded by the coding sequence ATGATCCGTATGTTGCAACCGTGGTGGCTGTTGACCCTGCTGCCCGTGCTCGCCGTCGCCGCGCTCTACGTCTGGCGGCAACGCCACCGCCGGGCGTACGCGATGCGGTTCACCAACGTGGACCTGCTGCGCACCCTCGCCCCGAAGGGGCTGGGCTGGCGGCGGCACGTCGCGGCGGTCGCGCTGCTGCTCTGCCTGCTGACGCTGGCCACCGCCACCGCCCGACCGGCGATCGATACCCGGGAGCCGTTGGAACGGGCGACCATCATGCTCGCCGTCGACGTGTCGCTGTCCATGCAGGCCGACGACGTCGCCCCGAACCGGTTGCAGGCGGCCCAGGAGGCGGCCAAGCAGTTCGTCGGCGAGCTGCCGGAGACGTACAACCTGGGGTTGGTCTCGTTCGCCAAGTCGGCGAACGTGCTGGTGCCGCCGACCAAGGACCGGTCGGCGGTGAACGCGGCCATCGACGGTCTGGTGCTGGCCGAGGCGACCGCGACCGGGGAGGCGGTCTTCACCTGTCTGGAGGCGATCCGGTCGGTGCCGGCCGACGGCGCGGCGGGCATCCCGCCGGCCCGGATCGTGTTGCTCTCCGACGGGTTCCGCACGGCGGGCCGGTCGGTGGAGGAGGCCGCGGCCGCGGCGCAGGCGGCGAACGTGCCGGTGTCCACTATCGCCTTCGGCACCGACTCGGGGCAGGTGGACATCGGCGGTCAGGCCCAGCGGGTGCCGGTGGACCGCCTGGCCCTGGCGGACCTGGCGGAGACCACCGAGGGGCACTTCTACGAGGCGGCCTCGGTGACCGAGTTGAAGCAGGTGTACCAGGACATGGGCAGCTCGATCGGGTTCCGGACCGAACCCCGGGAGATCACCCAGTGGTACGCGGGGGTGGCGTTACTCTTCGCCCTGGCGGCAGCCGGAGCGAGTCTGCTCTGGACCTCCCGCATCCTCTGA
- a CDS encoding DUF58 domain-containing protein, translating into MARAAAVTAPVRRPAGVTPGRSEAVLSRLQLLVTRKLDGLLQGDYAGLLPGPGSEAGESREYRPGDDVRRMDWPVTARTTTPHVRRTVADRELETWLAVDLSASLDFGTGQWLKREVVVAAVAALAHLTVRGGNRIGAVVGTGGASPAPRRWGPTPPAAPVVRRLPARSGRKEAQGLVRAVAGTEIGPGRADLGTLVDLLNRPPRRRGVAVVISDFLAPPEQWGRPVRKLRVRHDVLAIEVVDPRELDLPDVGVLPVVDPETGELHEVQTADPRLRRRYAEAAAAQRAAIARELRAAGAAHLRLRTDTDWLLDMVRFVAAQRHARTRGTTR; encoded by the coding sequence CTGGCCCGGGCAGCGGCCGTGACCGCACCCGTCCGCCGGCCCGCCGGCGTCACCCCCGGACGGAGCGAGGCGGTCCTGTCCCGCCTGCAACTCCTGGTCACCCGGAAACTCGACGGCCTGCTCCAGGGCGACTATGCCGGGCTCCTGCCCGGGCCGGGCAGCGAGGCGGGGGAGTCCCGGGAGTACCGCCCCGGCGACGACGTACGCCGGATGGACTGGCCGGTCACCGCGCGGACGACGACACCGCACGTGCGGCGTACGGTGGCCGACCGGGAGTTGGAGACGTGGCTCGCGGTGGACCTCTCGGCGAGCCTCGACTTCGGCACCGGGCAGTGGCTCAAGCGCGAGGTGGTGGTCGCGGCGGTGGCGGCCCTGGCGCACCTGACCGTCCGGGGCGGCAACCGCATCGGCGCGGTGGTCGGCACCGGCGGCGCGTCACCCGCGCCCCGGCGGTGGGGCCCGACGCCACCCGCCGCCCCGGTGGTACGGCGGTTGCCGGCACGCAGCGGGCGCAAGGAGGCGCAGGGGCTGGTCCGCGCCGTCGCCGGCACCGAGATCGGGCCGGGCCGCGCCGACCTCGGCACCCTGGTCGACCTGCTCAACCGGCCGCCCCGGCGGCGTGGCGTGGCGGTGGTGATCTCCGACTTCCTCGCGCCGCCGGAGCAGTGGGGACGACCGGTCCGTAAGCTGCGGGTCCGGCACGACGTGCTGGCGATCGAGGTGGTCGACCCGCGCGAGCTGGACCTGCCGGACGTGGGGGTGCTGCCGGTGGTGGACCCGGAGACCGGGGAGCTGCACGAGGTGCAGACCGCCGATCCCCGGCTGCGCCGCCGGTACGCCGAGGCGGCCGCCGCCCAGCGCGCGGCGATCGCCCGCGAACTGCGGGCGGCCGGCGCCGCCCACCTGCGTCTGCGTACCGACACCGACTGGCTGCTGGACATGGTGCGTTTCGTGGCCGCGCAGCGGCACGCCCGCACCCGGGGGACGACTCGATGA